One Streptomyces hundungensis DNA segment encodes these proteins:
- a CDS encoding DUF6879 family protein: MSQSLAEFARLLRQCERSAVHLETRDAYAVPGEHPAFDAWLAGERKDWNDLSSWWRDDWHGLIKDVTAQGVVVRRARVVGEPVSDYIKWEHDVTFGNVACGEQVRWLPRRQASDLMLPGNDFWLFDEKLVQFNVFDGDGRWVHTDYTERADVAARCVDMFAAVWERAVPHDKYTV, encoded by the coding sequence GTGTCGCAGAGTCTGGCTGAGTTCGCCCGTCTGCTCCGCCAGTGCGAGCGTTCAGCGGTGCACCTTGAGACCCGCGACGCGTACGCCGTTCCTGGAGAGCACCCGGCGTTCGACGCCTGGCTGGCAGGAGAGCGAAAGGACTGGAACGACCTCTCCTCGTGGTGGCGCGATGACTGGCACGGCCTCATCAAAGACGTGACAGCCCAAGGCGTCGTGGTACGCCGTGCGCGGGTGGTGGGAGAACCCGTCTCGGACTACATCAAATGGGAGCACGACGTCACCTTCGGCAACGTCGCCTGTGGGGAGCAAGTTCGATGGCTCCCCCGTCGGCAAGCATCCGATTTGATGTTGCCAGGCAATGACTTCTGGCTGTTCGACGAAAAGCTGGTCCAGTTCAACGTCTTTGACGGCGACGGACGTTGGGTGCACACGGACTATACGGAGCGGGCGGACGTGGCGGCGCGATGCGTCGACATGTTCGCAGCAGTCTGGGAACGCGCTGTCCCCCACGACAAGTACACGGTCTGA